In Actinoplanes sp. NBC_00393, a single genomic region encodes these proteins:
- the uidA gene encoding beta-glucuronidase yields MLKPRPTATREQVRLDGLWRFNTGDAADTATTLEAAVPASYNDLFADAKIRDHVGWAWYQRAVRVPRGWSEDRIFVRVDAATHAGKVYVDDTLVAEHVGGYTPFEADITDLVSAGSEFRLTIGVNNELTETTIPPGTITVDAGGRKRQQYQHDFYNYAGLHRSVWLHSVPQVRVTDVTVETELDGTVRYSIATSSPAPVQVRILDHAGELVATGADGVARIDNPTLWKPGAGYLYTLEASIDGHDVYEQPFGVRTVSVSATQFLINGEPFYFTGFGKHEDTPVRGKGHDDAYLVHDFQLLDWVGANSFRTSHYPYAEEVLDFADRHGIVVIDETAAVGLNLAVVSGLTGAPPRPTFSPETFGDDTRAAHAQAITELIARDKNHPSVVMWSLTNEPASNEDGAREYFEPLVKLARTLDATRPLTYSVVMFATPANDKIADLFDVISINRYYGWYVATGDLATAEQYLEADLRGWVQRFGKPIMMSEYGADTQAGLHSVWDIPWTEEYQADFLAMHHRVFDRAEAFIGEHVWNFADFQTSHGIHRVDGNKKGVFTRDRRPKAAAHELRRRWRSRS; encoded by the coding sequence ATGTTGAAGCCCCGCCCCACCGCCACCCGCGAGCAGGTCCGCCTCGACGGCCTCTGGCGGTTCAACACCGGCGACGCCGCCGACACGGCCACCACGCTGGAAGCAGCCGTCCCGGCCAGCTACAACGACCTGTTCGCCGATGCGAAGATCCGCGACCACGTCGGCTGGGCCTGGTACCAGCGCGCGGTGCGCGTTCCGCGTGGCTGGTCTGAGGACCGCATTTTCGTACGCGTGGACGCCGCGACCCACGCCGGCAAGGTGTACGTCGACGACACCCTCGTGGCCGAACACGTCGGCGGGTACACGCCGTTCGAAGCCGACATCACCGACCTGGTGAGCGCCGGCTCGGAATTCCGGCTGACCATCGGGGTGAACAACGAGCTCACCGAGACGACCATCCCGCCGGGCACGATCACGGTCGATGCCGGTGGCCGCAAACGCCAGCAGTACCAGCACGACTTCTACAACTACGCCGGACTGCACCGGTCGGTGTGGCTGCACAGCGTTCCGCAGGTGCGGGTCACCGACGTGACCGTGGAGACCGAGCTGGACGGAACGGTTCGCTATTCCATTGCCACCAGCTCTCCGGCGCCGGTGCAGGTGCGCATCCTCGACCACGCGGGTGAGCTTGTGGCGACCGGCGCCGACGGTGTTGCCCGCATCGACAACCCGACGCTGTGGAAGCCGGGCGCGGGCTACCTCTACACGCTGGAAGCTTCTATCGACGGGCACGATGTCTACGAGCAGCCGTTCGGGGTGCGCACAGTGTCGGTGTCGGCAACCCAGTTCCTGATCAACGGGGAGCCGTTCTACTTCACCGGGTTCGGCAAGCACGAAGACACCCCGGTGCGCGGCAAGGGCCACGACGACGCCTATCTGGTGCACGACTTCCAACTGCTGGACTGGGTCGGCGCGAATTCGTTTCGCACCTCGCATTACCCGTACGCCGAAGAGGTTCTGGATTTCGCCGACAGGCACGGCATCGTCGTCATCGACGAAACCGCCGCGGTAGGCCTCAACCTGGCCGTGGTCTCCGGCCTGACCGGCGCCCCGCCACGCCCCACCTTCTCGCCGGAGACCTTCGGTGACGACACCCGGGCCGCGCACGCGCAGGCCATCACCGAGCTGATCGCCCGGGATAAGAACCACCCCAGCGTCGTCATGTGGTCGCTGACCAACGAGCCCGCCTCCAACGAGGACGGCGCCCGCGAATACTTCGAACCCCTGGTCAAGCTGGCCCGCACGCTGGACGCCACCCGGCCGCTCACCTACTCGGTCGTCATGTTCGCCACCCCGGCCAACGACAAGATCGCCGACCTGTTCGACGTCATCTCGATCAACCGCTACTACGGCTGGTACGTCGCCACCGGCGACCTGGCCACCGCCGAGCAGTACCTGGAAGCCGACCTGCGCGGCTGGGTGCAGCGCTTCGGCAAGCCGATCATGATGTCCGAGTACGGCGCCGATACGCAGGCCGGGCTGCACTCGGTGTGGGACATCCCGTGGACCGAGGAGTACCAGGCCGACTTCCTCGCCATGCACCACCGGGTCTTCGACCGCGCCGAAGCCTTCATCGGCGAGCACGTGTGGAACTTCGCCGACTTCCAGACCTCGCACGGCATCCACCGCGTCGACGGCAACAAGAAGGGCGTCTTCACCCGCGACCGCCGCCCCAAAGCCGCCGCCCACGAACTGCGCCGCCGCTGGCGGTCGCGGTCATGA
- a CDS encoding glycoside hydrolase family 1 protein, with protein sequence MTTFPAGFLWGAATAPHQIEGNNVTSDFWAAEAAMPGMERSGDACDSYHRYAEDMRLLADAGLNSYRFGIEWARIEPEPGLISRAELAHYRRMIDTALELGLTPVVTLHHFTNPRWFAAEGGWMGERAIDRFRAYTEAATSILDGVPWVCTMNEPNMLAIMTMMARLAASKEWQSPTVDTGQRPVLPSPDPAIGRRLVEAHHAVRDLVRERTGAKVGWTIANQALVARPGGEEKLREVRYEREDLYLEGAKGDDFVGVQSYSSMWVNADGIEAHPVHPDNTLVGTAYRPDALGLAVRHTWEVTGGTPILVTENGMATDDDQRRIAYTGEALAHLKATIDNGVDVRGYLHWSLLDNYEWGHWAPTFGLVAVDRETFVRTPKPSLAWLGQIAGKNGL encoded by the coding sequence ATGACCACGTTCCCGGCCGGATTCCTCTGGGGCGCCGCCACCGCGCCGCACCAGATCGAGGGCAACAACGTCACCAGCGACTTCTGGGCGGCCGAGGCCGCCATGCCCGGCATGGAACGCAGCGGCGACGCCTGCGACAGCTACCACCGGTACGCCGAGGACATGCGCCTGCTCGCCGACGCCGGCCTGAACTCCTACCGGTTCGGCATCGAGTGGGCCCGCATCGAGCCCGAGCCGGGCCTGATCTCACGCGCCGAACTCGCCCACTACCGCCGCATGATCGACACCGCGCTGGAGCTGGGCCTGACCCCGGTCGTCACCCTGCACCACTTCACCAACCCACGCTGGTTCGCCGCCGAGGGCGGCTGGATGGGGGAGCGGGCGATCGACCGATTCCGGGCGTACACCGAGGCCGCCACCAGCATCCTTGACGGGGTGCCCTGGGTCTGCACCATGAACGAGCCCAACATGCTGGCGATCATGACGATGATGGCCCGGCTCGCCGCCTCGAAAGAATGGCAGAGCCCGACGGTCGACACCGGTCAGCGGCCCGTGCTGCCGTCACCCGACCCGGCGATAGGCCGGCGCCTGGTGGAGGCCCACCACGCCGTGCGCGACCTGGTCCGCGAGCGCACCGGCGCCAAGGTCGGCTGGACCATCGCGAACCAGGCCCTGGTGGCCCGGCCCGGCGGCGAGGAGAAGCTGCGCGAGGTCCGCTACGAACGCGAGGACCTCTACCTCGAAGGTGCGAAGGGCGACGACTTCGTCGGCGTGCAGTCCTACTCCAGCATGTGGGTGAACGCGGACGGCATCGAGGCGCACCCGGTGCACCCGGACAACACGCTGGTCGGCACCGCGTACCGGCCCGACGCGCTCGGCCTCGCGGTGCGCCACACCTGGGAGGTCACCGGCGGCACACCGATCCTGGTGACCGAGAACGGCATGGCCACCGACGACGACCAGCGCCGCATCGCCTACACCGGCGAGGCCCTCGCACACCTGAAAGCGACCATCGACAACGGCGTCGACGTACGCGGTTACCTGCACTGGAGCCTGCTGGACAACTACGAGTGGGGCCACTGGGCGCCCACCTTCGGCCTGGTCGCGGTGGACCGGGAGACCTTCGTGCGCACCCCCAAACCCAGCCTCGCCTGGCTGGGACAGATCGCCGGCAAGAACGGACTGTGA
- a CDS encoding acyl-CoA-like ligand-binding transcription factor produces the protein MTGLRERKKAASRAAMSSAAWSMLLEHGLDAVTPESVAAAADMAPRTFRYHFRNREEAILDGLAQQHLALADKIRDRPADEPIWDSLLHVVPDAVTETFGDRAEFAKVMQVIADNPAMLAQNLLVLEQGRQLLAVAVADRLGLDVDRDIYPGLLAGATETAISIAVAHWARGDAKLPDLIRDSLTRLRAGLPT, from the coding sequence ATGACCGGGTTGCGAGAACGCAAGAAGGCCGCGTCACGGGCGGCGATGAGCAGCGCGGCGTGGTCGATGCTGCTGGAGCACGGCCTGGACGCGGTGACGCCGGAGTCCGTCGCGGCCGCCGCCGACATGGCGCCGCGCACCTTCCGCTACCACTTCCGTAACCGCGAGGAGGCGATTCTCGACGGGCTCGCCCAGCAGCACCTGGCCCTGGCCGACAAGATCCGGGACCGGCCGGCGGACGAGCCGATCTGGGACTCGCTGCTGCACGTGGTGCCCGATGCGGTCACCGAGACGTTCGGCGACCGCGCCGAGTTCGCCAAGGTCATGCAGGTGATCGCCGACAACCCGGCGATGCTGGCGCAGAACCTGCTCGTGCTCGAGCAGGGCCGGCAACTGCTCGCCGTCGCCGTCGCCGACCGCCTCGGCCTGGACGTGGACCGCGACATCTACCCCGGGCTGCTCGCCGGCGCGACCGAGACCGCGATCAGCATCGCGGTGGCGCACTGGGCACGCGGCGACGCGAAGCTGCCCGACCTGATCCGCGACAGCCTGACCCGGCTGCGCGCCGGGCTCCCCACCTGA
- a CDS encoding family 43 glycosylhydrolase yields MPPHFSNPLDLPYRMQHVGNGRRRRIFREAADPSVVRFQGRYYLFASMSGGFWHSTDLHTWQFTGTPQLPIHDYAPDVREIDGRLVVCASRRGKPCDFYRSADPLGGDWEVVPGEVAFWDPNLFQDDDGRVYLYEGCSANTPIRGVELNRQTLRRLGEPVPLIHGNPQEHGWEVPRGKRSLVMRLLFGQRPFIEGAWMTRHDGRYHLQYAAPATQEAGYADGSYVGDSPLGPFTYVPQSPFSAKPGGFITGAGHGSTFQDEHGNWWHAATMKISVHHDFERRLGLFPAGFDDDGVLFCNQEFADHPLALPDGPADPWSLTGRWMLLSTGFGRADDPGTWWAGSDPLTVELPAGSVTHAVQVNTIEDHPHDVPLPPDPGQKNLLGHRRIDVADVPAPFLLEGSTDGTTWTILRDGRADGRPHDFVVLQDPQNLRFVRVTTALAVTGLRVFGIGAGAPPATVQPTACRVDPRTADISWPAVDGAHGYNVRYGLAPDRLYHCWQVDDTSLHLPMLNAGHAYWVAVDAFNANGVTRGTPVPIEEK; encoded by the coding sequence ATGCCACCCCACTTCAGCAATCCGCTGGACCTGCCGTACCGGATGCAGCACGTCGGCAACGGACGCCGCCGCCGGATCTTCCGGGAAGCGGCCGACCCGTCGGTGGTCCGCTTCCAGGGCCGCTACTACCTGTTCGCCTCGATGTCCGGCGGCTTCTGGCACTCCACCGACCTGCACACCTGGCAGTTCACCGGCACCCCGCAGCTGCCGATCCACGACTACGCCCCGGACGTGCGCGAGATCGACGGCCGGCTGGTCGTCTGCGCGTCGCGGCGCGGCAAACCCTGCGACTTCTACCGCAGCGCCGACCCGCTCGGCGGTGACTGGGAGGTCGTGCCCGGCGAGGTCGCCTTCTGGGACCCGAACCTGTTCCAGGACGACGACGGCCGCGTCTACCTCTACGAGGGCTGCTCGGCGAACACCCCGATCCGCGGTGTGGAGCTGAACCGGCAGACGTTGCGCCGCCTCGGCGAACCGGTCCCGCTGATCCACGGCAACCCCCAGGAGCACGGCTGGGAGGTGCCACGCGGTAAGCGGTCACTCGTGATGCGCCTGCTGTTCGGGCAGCGCCCGTTCATCGAGGGCGCGTGGATGACCAGGCACGACGGCCGCTACCACCTGCAGTACGCGGCGCCCGCCACCCAGGAGGCCGGGTACGCGGACGGCAGCTACGTCGGCGACTCACCGCTCGGGCCGTTCACCTATGTGCCGCAGTCTCCGTTCTCGGCCAAGCCCGGCGGGTTCATCACCGGCGCCGGGCACGGCTCCACCTTCCAGGACGAGCACGGCAACTGGTGGCACGCCGCCACCATGAAGATCTCCGTGCACCACGATTTCGAGCGGCGCCTCGGCCTGTTCCCGGCCGGCTTCGACGACGACGGTGTGCTGTTCTGCAACCAGGAGTTCGCCGACCATCCCCTCGCGCTGCCGGACGGGCCCGCCGACCCGTGGTCGCTGACCGGCCGGTGGATGCTGCTGTCGACGGGCTTCGGCCGGGCCGACGACCCCGGCACCTGGTGGGCCGGCAGTGACCCGCTGACAGTCGAACTGCCGGCCGGCAGCGTCACCCACGCCGTGCAGGTCAACACCATCGAGGACCATCCGCACGACGTGCCGCTGCCACCGGATCCGGGGCAGAAGAACCTGCTCGGCCACCGCCGCATCGACGTCGCCGACGTGCCGGCGCCGTTCCTGCTGGAAGGCTCCACCGACGGCACAACCTGGACGATTCTTCGCGACGGGCGCGCCGACGGACGACCACACGACTTCGTCGTGCTGCAAGACCCACAAAACCTCAGATTCGTACGCGTGACGACCGCACTCGCCGTCACCGGTCTGCGGGTCTTCGGCATCGGCGCCGGTGCACCGCCCGCGACGGTCCAGCCGACCGCCTGCCGCGTCGACCCGCGCACCGCGGACATCTCGTGGCCCGCCGTCGACGGCGCGCACGGCTACAACGTCCGCTACGGGCTCGCGCCCGACAGGCTCTACCACTGCTGGCAGGTCGACGACACCAGCCTGCACCTTCCAATGCTCAATGCCGGGCACGCCTACTGGGTCGCCGTCGACGCGTTCAACGCGAACGGCGTCACCCGCGGCACGCCCGTGCCCATCGAGGAGAAATGA
- a CDS encoding family 78 glycoside hydrolase catalytic domain: protein MTPYDLRIDAPVARPLLSWKPGGGALWQLEARVDGVALPPVTVGEHLFVAWPWPALTSGQSVEWRVGDADWAAFEVALLDEDWTAAWISPPDTTDFPRPAYALRTEFECHREVVQARLYSSALGVYEAFVNGVRAGDQELTPGSTSYAATLYAQAFPVTSSVRRGTNSVEILLSDGWYRGSNGTWRVRDAWGTRTAARVELHLTYADGTTSVIRSGPGWAAQVSTIVAADLMNGQSTDFISSAAAAVPVLVDAVTAPAIDWSPAPPVRCVDALAPVRTTHLDGSFIVDFGQNAAGWIRLGDLGPAGTRTVIDYGEHLDPVTGDLTLSHLDSGKPGQEPTSFVQRDEVVSDGSSVFEPRHTVHGFRYARLNRPVEDITMRVVHTDLRRTAVFTCGNDDLNRLHEIADWSFRGNAVDVPTDCPTRERLGWTGDYQVFVPTAARLYDVDGFSRKWLRSVRDDQLGDGRIANYSPDYHRLRELPNMEADHITGSAGWGDAIVHVPWVLYETYGDRQVLAENWEAMTRWVEWALSKARTARHPSRVERSAEALPHEQFIWDGTFHWGEWLEPGDRGPAGNPMAWFMKDKGEVGTAYLYRSVRTLAAIAYVLERESGYAELAERIRDAWQTEFLETGLRTQANCVRALAFDLVPSSRRGEIADRLVALIRDAGWHLGTGFLSTADLLPVLADTGHADVAYRVLLQRTTPSWLGMLDRGATTIWEDWDGVDEAGTATASLNHYSKGAVIRFLHTHVLGLRQAPGSVAWEKFVVAPLPTAEVPWASGSFDSPRGRIEVAWRQEDGKLLIETSVPEGATAEIVFPDGSRLPTGPGHHAAHLPFSEYPTF from the coding sequence GTGACTCCGTACGATCTGCGGATCGACGCCCCGGTGGCGCGGCCGCTGCTGTCCTGGAAACCCGGTGGCGGCGCGCTTTGGCAGCTCGAAGCCCGGGTGGACGGGGTGGCCCTGCCGCCGGTGACCGTCGGCGAGCACCTGTTCGTCGCCTGGCCGTGGCCCGCGCTGACCAGCGGCCAGAGCGTCGAATGGCGAGTCGGTGACGCCGACTGGGCGGCGTTCGAGGTGGCATTGCTCGACGAGGACTGGACCGCCGCCTGGATCTCCCCGCCGGACACCACGGACTTCCCGCGACCCGCCTACGCGTTGCGCACCGAGTTCGAATGCCACAGGGAGGTCGTCCAGGCCCGGCTCTACAGCTCTGCCCTCGGCGTCTACGAGGCGTTCGTCAACGGTGTCCGGGCCGGCGACCAGGAGCTGACTCCCGGCTCGACCTCCTACGCCGCCACCCTGTACGCGCAGGCGTTCCCGGTCACCTCGTCGGTGCGCCGGGGCACGAACAGCGTCGAGATCCTGCTGTCCGACGGCTGGTACCGCGGGTCGAACGGCACCTGGCGGGTCCGCGACGCGTGGGGCACCCGCACCGCCGCCCGCGTCGAGCTGCACCTGACCTACGCCGACGGCACCACTTCGGTGATCCGCTCCGGCCCGGGCTGGGCCGCGCAGGTCAGCACGATCGTCGCCGCCGACCTGATGAACGGGCAGAGCACCGACTTCATCTCGTCGGCTGCGGCGGCCGTACCCGTGCTGGTCGACGCGGTGACCGCGCCTGCGATCGACTGGTCCCCCGCCCCGCCGGTGCGCTGCGTCGATGCGCTCGCGCCGGTCCGGACGACGCATCTCGACGGCTCGTTCATCGTCGACTTCGGTCAGAACGCCGCCGGCTGGATCCGTCTCGGCGACCTCGGACCGGCCGGCACCCGCACGGTCATCGACTACGGCGAACACCTGGACCCGGTCACCGGCGACCTGACCCTGTCGCACCTGGACAGCGGCAAACCCGGCCAGGAGCCGACCTCGTTCGTGCAGCGTGACGAGGTGGTCTCCGACGGCAGCTCGGTCTTCGAGCCGCGGCACACCGTCCACGGTTTCCGCTACGCCCGGCTGAACCGGCCGGTCGAGGACATCACCATGCGGGTCGTGCACACCGATCTGCGCCGCACCGCCGTCTTCACCTGCGGCAACGACGACCTGAACCGGCTGCACGAGATCGCCGACTGGAGTTTCCGCGGCAACGCCGTCGACGTGCCGACCGACTGCCCGACCCGGGAGCGTCTCGGCTGGACCGGCGACTACCAGGTGTTCGTGCCGACCGCGGCCCGCCTCTATGACGTCGACGGGTTCAGCCGCAAATGGCTGCGCTCGGTGCGCGACGACCAGCTCGGCGACGGCCGGATCGCCAACTACTCGCCCGACTACCACCGGCTGCGCGAGCTTCCGAACATGGAAGCCGACCACATCACCGGCTCGGCCGGCTGGGGTGACGCGATCGTCCACGTGCCCTGGGTCCTGTACGAGACCTACGGCGACCGGCAAGTGCTGGCCGAGAACTGGGAAGCCATGACCCGCTGGGTGGAGTGGGCCCTGTCCAAGGCCCGTACCGCACGGCATCCGTCGCGCGTCGAACGCTCCGCCGAAGCTCTGCCGCACGAGCAGTTCATCTGGGACGGCACGTTCCACTGGGGCGAATGGCTCGAACCCGGCGACCGGGGGCCGGCCGGCAACCCGATGGCCTGGTTCATGAAGGACAAGGGCGAGGTCGGTACGGCGTACCTGTATCGCTCCGTCCGCACGCTGGCCGCGATCGCATACGTCTTGGAGCGCGAAAGCGGTTACGCCGAGCTGGCCGAACGGATCCGCGACGCCTGGCAGACCGAGTTCCTGGAGACCGGACTGCGCACGCAGGCCAACTGCGTCCGCGCCCTGGCCTTCGACCTCGTGCCGTCCTCCCGGCGTGGCGAGATCGCCGACCGCCTGGTGGCGCTGATCCGCGACGCCGGCTGGCACCTCGGCACCGGATTCCTGTCCACCGCCGACCTGCTGCCCGTGCTGGCCGACACCGGGCACGCCGACGTCGCGTACCGGGTGCTGCTCCAGCGCACCACCCCGTCCTGGCTCGGCATGCTGGACCGCGGCGCCACCACCATCTGGGAGGACTGGGACGGCGTCGACGAGGCCGGCACCGCGACCGCGTCGCTCAACCACTACAGCAAAGGCGCGGTGATCCGGTTCCTGCACACCCATGTGCTGGGCCTGCGCCAGGCACCCGGCTCGGTGGCCTGGGAGAAGTTCGTCGTCGCGCCGCTGCCGACGGCCGAGGTGCCGTGGGCGTCCGGCAGCTTCGACAGCCCGCGCGGCCGGATCGAGGTCGCCTGGCGCCAGGAGGACGGCAAACTGCTGATCGAGACGTCGGTGCCCGAGGGCGCCACCGCCGAGATCGTCTTCCCGGACGGCAGCCGCCTCCCCACCGGCCCCGGACACCACGCGGCACACTTACCATTCAGTGAGTACCCCACTTTTTAG